The nucleotide window ATTCGTGCCGGAGATTAGCATCTGCTTTCCATGCAGATAATTGGAACCGAAGTCTCGATTGCTCAGGAAATCTTTGCTCTGATTTTGGAGCTAGTGTTTATTTGCAAATTTATAGGCCAGTTATTTTGCAACATGACTCTGTGGAGCCTTAATGTGCTATTGGCATCGCTTTAACCTTTATGGGTACAAGTACGTTACCAGACAATGTGACCTTGAGATGATATGTACTTTACAGCAATGGCAGGTTAATATTTCAGCAGGAGAtttgaaggcaaaaaaaaaaatcctttttaaatgtgtattttaaaaATGACCAGTTCCTTATGAAATAAAGTTTATTTATAGAATCCCAAAGAGTTTCACATTTGACTTAGGAGTCTTTAAAAATACCCGCCATTTCTTCAAAATCATCATTGAGTTTGCTTTAGATTTTCACTGTCCTTGAATTTGGTGTGATCACAATTCTTATAGTTAGAATATTTTAACTCCATGCACAAACTCCGGGTTGTGTttaaatagaattttttttacatttcaatgAATTATTTTAAGGACTTATAGGTAACAATATAATGTTTAAGGAATTCAACTAAAAATCAAGTGACTAACAAGGGTCAAACATTTTTGTAGTAAACCGTAAATATATTGCCATTCAGTATAAAGTATTATTTTAACTGGCCTTAAGAAGCCCTTTTTCTGTATTTACTGCTCGTGTAAGTAAGATGAAGTATTTGACACCTGgcacacacattatacaatgtATACTTGCCAAGTACTTTTATTCTAAACTTTTTAGGAGAGCTTTTCCAGGTGTTGGAAGACATACTGTTTTCGGCACGGGTGCAAGCCGCAAATCTACACCCAAGTGCAGGAGGATTATCGCTGCAGGGGTTCCAATCTGGAAACATGGCTCACATGCAGCACCATCTCCGCAGCCGCGGCTTTAAGTGTTTTCAGCCGCTGCTTGGGGGacagtaagggctgttatatacagcatgcggccgtgcgtgcctatgcgaacgcgcgtgcacgtgccgcatgttTTTCATGTTTATAGagcagggaggtgtgtgtgtgtccgtcctaGTGTCCTAGTGTCCTACTGTCCTAAGCAagatttttaaagaaaataaaagtttaataaatatttttttttattttgttccgCAATCATTGacatacgcatacatacatacatacatacatacatacacatatacacacatatacatacatttcagagccggtagcggcgcaaatagATGAATTGCTTCATCTTCGCCgccgtctgtcggctccccgctccctgccgtgcgcggcccttctatagaaaggctgactgacgtcggccaactaaaattccgcgcgcggcactatagaacgtgcctaagtcttgctacatcgtAAGTGGTTGAGCGGTTTATTTTCTACAACATCTACATCGGAAGTGgacaaaatgtttgtttttactcTTGCGTAAAAATGACACAACGCCACCAGCGTTTTCTTTCATAACCCGCAAACCCTTACTTTCTGTGAGCAGAAACGCCAGCCATCCCAGGTATGCAGGGGAACAGCATGGAAAGCATGCTGCAGCAAGTTCAGTGATGCAGTGATCAGCGCCAGGCCAGAGAATACAGAATGGTGCAAATATTTAATTTACAGATATTTTGCTCCAATATAAAACTacctgtgttgttttttttttttttaattattattattttttattaacacatGAAAATGTGACTAGGAAAAAAAAGAAACCGTTAAGGCAGTTTGTAAATGTGGGAGGAGGCAGTTGGGCATCAATTTGTACGTTAAATGAGATTTTGGAGGAATTAAGAATAACATGTCTCTGTTTGTCAGGGTGGCCCTTTCATCGGGCGAGTGCTACATCGTGCAAGAGATTTACACCGGGGAGAACACACAGGACCAGTTTGAGTACGAGCTGGAGCAGGCTCTGGAAGCACAGTACAAATACATAATCATCGAGCCCACACGCATCGGAGACGAGACTGCTCGCTGGATCACCGTGGGCAACTGCCTGCACAAGACAGCGGTCCTATCCGGCACGGCCTGCCTCTTCACCCCCCTGGCCCTGCCACCCGAGTATTTCCACTACGTGTGCCTGCCAGCCGGCATGCTCAGCCTGGCCTGCTCCGCCCTGTACGGAATATCCTGGCAGTTCGACCCCTGCTGCAAGTACCAGGTGGAGTACGACGCCTACAAACTGTCGCGGCTGCCGCTGCACACCCTCACGTCGTCCTCCCCCGTGGTGCTGGTAAGGAAGGACGACGTGCACAGAAAGAGACTGCACAACACGATAGCCCTCGCCGCGCTGGCGTACTGCGCCAAGAAGATCTACGAACTGTACGCCGTATGATTGGCCTAGAGAGACACCGACAAAAAGACGCGTGTTACGATCGCAACAGTAACACACTTGTTTCCCCTTtttgaaagaaaagaaagaaaaacaaatcCCCGGTGGAGACTTGAGGAGGAGTTTGGTTAAACAAAAATATTACAGTGCTGCAGCGCATTATCTTTTCAGCTCTACTTACACTTTGCTGGTGTGGACCTGCAGTGAACTCCCGTGACGCGTGGCGCAAGTTGTAAGCGAACGTTTGAATAAACGCAGAAGAAAAATGGGGTATGAGGgagtttaaacttttttttttttgaaacatttaattaTATTATTCGTTGTACCATACTAAACCAGCCAGAATTCAGCGTGACCATTAAAACGTAAAgacatacaacaacaaaaaagttttCCTTTTACTTGCTTTCCTCTTGTGAATATAAAGCCGGGGCGGCCGACTCCAGTCCTTAACAGCCaccaaggtcaggttttcaggatatccctgcttcagcatagctggctcaatccgtggctgtCGAAatctgagccacggattgagcctcctgtgctgaggcagggatatccctgATAGCTGACCTtattggttgcccttgaggactggaattggccaatCAACGAGTGAGGCTCCTGTgatgaagcagagagatcctgaaaacatgaccttgttgttggcccttgagggctggaattGCCCTCCCCTGAGCTACACAATGTGGCCTCTCAAAGCCGCCCTGCTGCTATAGCTTCCAGTGCAATGAGTCGCTGGTTCCtcgggcactgaaagggttaaagaggTATGCTGCGCCTGACCTGTCGGAATGTTTGAGACATTCAGAATACAATTCCCATTGTTTGAAGACCAGTTGTGCATGTGAATCTCTCTTCCAATCACTCGGAGCAAGCGAAATAACCAAGTgcagaacttttttttttcactcccattAAAAATGTTTCTAGTATTCggctaatgcaggggtggccaactccagtcctcaagcactaccaacaggccaggtattggggagatcccagcttcagcacaggtggctcaattgactgatagggatatccctgcttcagcacaggtggctcaattgactgattgagccacctgtgctgaagcagggatatccctaacacttggcctgttggtggcccttgaggactggagttggccacccctgagctaATGCATTGCACTTCTTTCATCTTCTGTAGCTTTGTAGTAGAGTTGCTTAgagcaggtgtgcgcaaactggggggtgtgagATTTTCCAAGGGTGGCGCGGcgattgcagaggccccgcgctcttccccaaggtatttaaatgccatgggattgcgcgaggcctctgcaactggtCTTCGGGCGACGTGTCGCTGTGGCATCACATGACACCACAAGGTCACgtgatgtcgcattgccatggcattTGACACCGGTGCcaaggtagggggggtggggcgcaggctgagaagtttgcgcacccctgacttagagCGATTGTTTCTTCTGGCCAGGCCAGTTTTTGCTCCCTTGGTATATTCGCGGTGGCGATCTTTTCTGGTTAAATAAGGCTAGTTAATATTATATGACTTTGCTTCCATTGCACTCTCCAGAATAAAGGTCTTCTATTTACGTCTTGTCAGCCTGAAACTAATAGCTCTTGCAGCAGAATTTCTTATTAGGATAACTGCCTGTAATACCGTATGTATTCCTCAGGGATTTCACACCGTGTCGCTGAGATTGCATCGGATAACATTACACACTATTATTCCTGTTGCTGTTATGAAATAGGCAGACTCGGCAAGTTTAAAAGAGAATCAGCAGAATCCAGATGTCAGGGTTCAACCAGTATCCTGTCCTGAACCACAGacatgtaggagttgggttaccagCAGAAAGTACTACCCTATGGCTGCGTCCGTAGTGCGAGCGACGTCGCAAacaaaatgcagcagctctataggGCCGGCCATGGTGAGTGCGTGCGCGATAAGTGACCGCGCGGCAGAATTTTGAGCCGGCACCACTTTTTGATTGTCGGGCGACGGCCTGGTCACacgagtggttcagccaatgagggaaccagcctcgtgacatcgcggccacgcctccccgttgcGAGCGATCTGAGTCCACAGATGCGACAGGCGTGCGCGATGTTccctatatccgaggcctaaagGGCATGGGTGACACTGCAGTAATGGCCTTCAACAAGCCGATTTTCCTGCCAGCTGGGTGCATCCCCTATAGGTGTCTCCACTGATTGCAGCACTCTGTCCGTGCACTAATTTTCCTGTTTCAATAGTGCTGTGTTTGGAAAGTTAGGCTCAGTGGTGCTGTGTAAAATGAGTTACAGTATGAATGGGGCCCTGTGTCCTTTGTtcctcttaaagcagcaaaacctgTGAactcttatgtttttttttattattattataatagagttctgtagtattagagaatatttactgcatttttttatttatttttttgtaattctactcttaatgccattttttgtgCGTGTTccagctgtttttatttatatatatattttttttacattcaatatgtgcatcaatacaatctgcacactgacacgtaattagctaagttaggcagcgcttat belongs to Ascaphus truei isolate aAscTru1 chromosome 11, aAscTru1.hap1, whole genome shotgun sequence and includes:
- the TMEM11 gene encoding transmembrane protein 11, mitochondrial, with product MPRVPRTDYISQDSLQGVTTPGETFASLVSKMATWGRRRAGPGGRERVALSSGECYIVQEIYTGENTQDQFEYELEQALEAQYKYIIIEPTRIGDETARWITVGNCLHKTAVLSGTACLFTPLALPPEYFHYVCLPAGMLSLACSALYGISWQFDPCCKYQVEYDAYKLSRLPLHTLTSSSPVVLVRKDDVHRKRLHNTIALAALAYCAKKIYELYAV